The Calditerrivibrio nitroreducens DSM 19672 genome window below encodes:
- a CDS encoding MOSC domain-containing protein: protein MGRIFSISVSERKGTKKTNVDTAFIREDFGIEGDAHAGFIHRQISFLAKESIEKMVKLGLNVKSGDFAENITTEGIDLCKLRVGDSILINNIDFVVSQIGKICHHRCAIYYQAGDCIMPKEGIFAIVRGSGEIKVGDPIIIKPKESLTVGIITLSDKGSKGEREDITGREIEKYIKANFKTSFIRTEMIPDEKDILENMLVDFCDLQRFDLIITNGSTGVSPRDIAPDVTLKVIEKRLPGFEEAMRMESFKKTPRALISRAVCGFRRGSLIINVPGSPKGAIENLQVVSPAIEHTIEKIQGSTVDCAVN, encoded by the coding sequence TTGGGTAGAATTTTTTCTATATCTGTCAGTGAAAGGAAAGGGACTAAAAAAACAAATGTGGATACTGCCTTTATTAGAGAAGATTTTGGAATAGAAGGTGATGCCCATGCAGGTTTTATCCATAGACAGATTAGCTTTCTGGCAAAAGAGAGTATAGAAAAAATGGTAAAACTTGGGTTAAATGTAAAAAGTGGTGACTTTGCTGAGAATATTACAACAGAGGGGATCGACCTCTGTAAACTCAGAGTAGGGGATTCTATCTTAATAAATAATATCGATTTTGTTGTTTCCCAGATAGGTAAGATATGTCATCATCGCTGTGCCATCTATTATCAGGCAGGGGACTGTATAATGCCAAAAGAGGGGATATTTGCTATAGTAAGAGGTAGTGGTGAGATCAAGGTGGGGGATCCCATTATTATCAAGCCAAAAGAATCTTTGACTGTGGGTATTATTACGTTAAGCGATAAAGGTAGCAAAGGGGAACGGGAAGATATCACAGGAAGAGAGATTGAAAAATATATTAAAGCAAACTTTAAAACCTCTTTTATAAGAACCGAAATGATCCCGGATGAAAAAGATATTTTAGAAAATATGCTGGTGGATTTCTGTGATTTGCAGAGATTTGATCTCATAATAACAAATGGTTCAACCGGGGTTTCACCAAGAGATATTGCCCCAGATGTAACTTTAAAGGTTATAGAAAAGAGATTACCTGGTTTTGAGGAAGCTATGAGGATGGAGAGTTTCAAAAAAACTCCAAGGGCGCTTATTTCAAGAGCTGTTTGTGGATTTAGAAGGGGTAGTTTAATAATTAACGTTCCTGGAAGTCCAAAAGGGGCAATTGAGAATCTTCAGGTGGTTTCTCCTGCAATAGAGCATACCATAGAGAAGATTCAGGGTAGTACAGTTGACTGTGCTGTGAATTAG
- a CDS encoding methyltransferase family protein translates to MAEPKILKRYYYRWWYRGFYVFTSIILLFPLWYIYLNIDDKYLFNPSLWGKLFLYFISGFGIFWGYLTSKEYDNKSFLGMDQIKRFFKDKVHIHTDNTFFKTDGVLGIMRHPYYFAGLLILWGRTLKIKDLIINIIFTFYFIFGALNEERKLIELYGEKYTEYKRKVPMLFPNLRTIFHKIKNN, encoded by the coding sequence ATGGCGGAGCCTAAAATTTTAAAGAGGTATTATTATAGATGGTGGTATCGAGGGTTTTATGTTTTTACATCCATAATTCTTCTTTTTCCTTTATGGTATATTTATCTGAATATTGATGATAAATACTTATTTAATCCTTCGCTATGGGGTAAACTGTTTCTTTATTTTATCTCTGGTTTTGGAATTTTTTGGGGCTATCTAACTTCAAAAGAATACGACAATAAAAGTTTTCTTGGGATGGATCAGATTAAAAGATTTTTTAAAGATAAAGTTCATATTCATACAGATAATACTTTTTTTAAGACTGATGGTGTTCTTGGAATTATGAGGCATCCTTATTATTTTGCAGGTCTTTTGATACTTTGGGGTAGGACTTTAAAGATAAAAGATTTAATTATAAATATAATCTTTACTTTTTATTTCATTTTCGGAGCTCTAAATGAAGAGAGAAAATTAATAGAATTATACGGAGAAAAGTATACTGAATATAAAAGAAAAGTCCCAATGTTATTTCCAAATCTAAGAACTATTTTTCATAAAATTAAAAACAATTAA
- a CDS encoding gamma-glutamylcyclotransferase family protein — translation MAETKEKIFVYGTLKKGKQFNYLLNKAKFIGNAETVERYSLYFDGIPYLVKSDEVSHVKGEVYELDSELLKMIDEFEEHPNYYVREMVKVKLTDGEVVSVWAYFFHEKRGKLIDSGEY, via the coding sequence GTGGCAGAAACTAAAGAGAAGATCTTTGTGTATGGGACGTTGAAAAAGGGTAAGCAGTTTAATTACCTATTGAACAAAGCTAAATTTATTGGTAATGCTGAAACAGTTGAAAGATACTCTTTATATTTTGACGGGATACCATATCTTGTGAAGTCTGATGAAGTTTCCCATGTAAAAGGTGAAGTGTATGAACTTGATTCAGAATTACTAAAAATGATAGATGAGTTTGAGGAGCATCCAAATTACTATGTAAGAGAAATGGTTAAAGTAAAGTTAACTGATGGAGAGGTCGTAAGTGTATGGGCATATTTTTTCCATGAAAAACGTGGAAAACTTATCGATAGTGGTGAATATTGA
- the tmk gene encoding dTMP kinase, with the protein MKPFYAAIDGIDGCGKTTQIKLLSDYLAGLNIPFYVTKEPGGTDVGGILRKILISKDYHVEPETELLLYSADRLEHQKKVVIPNMHKGYSVISDRFISSTYAYQVFGRGLDRSLLDFLRNISVSIYPDLTIIIDIEPSVALERAKNRLKKHGLMEKEGKFESLNIDFYAKVRDGFLWYADNFSNVVVLDGNKSIESLFGDIKNRINEFINDIWV; encoded by the coding sequence ATGAAACCTTTTTATGCTGCTATAGATGGTATAGATGGTTGTGGCAAAACAACTCAAATTAAGTTGCTTTCAGATTACCTTGCAGGATTAAATATCCCTTTTTACGTTACCAAAGAGCCTGGTGGTACAGATGTTGGGGGGATACTTCGGAAAATACTTATTTCAAAAGATTATCATGTTGAGCCGGAGACAGAGCTTTTGCTTTACTCGGCAGACAGACTGGAGCACCAGAAGAAAGTAGTCATACCGAATATGCATAAAGGTTATTCTGTGATTTCAGATAGATTTATATCATCCACCTATGCCTATCAGGTATTTGGAAGAGGACTTGACCGTAGTTTGCTCGATTTTTTAAGGAATATATCGGTATCAATTTATCCGGATTTGACGATTATTATAGATATTGAACCGTCTGTGGCTTTGGAGAGGGCTAAAAATAGGCTCAAAAAGCATGGTTTGATGGAAAAGGAGGGGAAATTTGAGTCCCTCAACATCGATTTTTATGCAAAGGTTAGGGATGGCTTCCTGTGGTATGCTGATAATTTCAGTAATGTGGTTGTCCTTGATGGTAATAAAAGTATTGAAAGTCTCTTTGGTGATATAAAAAATAGAATAAACGAGTTCATAAATGATATATGGGTTTGA
- a CDS encoding 1,4-dihydroxy-6-naphthoate synthase, translating into MINIGISPCPNDIFIFGPIMRGIIKTDLRFDFCLDDVENLNRSAIDGLFDVVKVSYGVLPHIIFRYKILTCGGALGYKNGPVVVSKKYNSIDKLTGKKIAVPGVNTTAFLLFKTFFGELFHFIEMRFDKILDAIDSDMVDAGIIIHEGRFVYQNLGLTLLSDLGELWEERFSLPIPLGAIAIKNEILDISDSIKGLIKDSIGYSFGHFGDSKEFCKKYSQELDDTVLENHITYFVNEYSMDMSGIAPALAKVLNIPENIFI; encoded by the coding sequence ATGATCAATATCGGAATCTCCCCCTGTCCAAACGATATATTCATTTTTGGCCCAATAATGCGGGGTATTATAAAAACCGATTTAAGGTTTGATTTTTGTCTTGATGATGTGGAAAATCTAAATAGATCAGCTATCGATGGGCTTTTTGATGTGGTAAAAGTATCCTATGGTGTTTTGCCCCATATAATTTTCAGGTATAAAATTTTGACCTGTGGGGGGGCTTTGGGATATAAAAATGGACCAGTTGTGGTGTCAAAAAAATATAATTCCATCGATAAATTAACTGGTAAAAAAATAGCGGTTCCAGGGGTTAATACGACGGCTTTTCTCCTTTTTAAGACGTTTTTTGGTGAATTGTTCCATTTTATTGAAATGAGATTTGATAAAATATTAGATGCGATAGATTCAGATATGGTGGATGCAGGTATTATAATACATGAGGGGCGATTTGTTTATCAAAATCTTGGTCTGACACTCCTTTCTGATCTTGGGGAATTGTGGGAAGAGAGATTTTCTTTGCCCATACCTCTGGGGGCTATTGCAATAAAAAATGAAATTTTAGATATATCTGACAGTATAAAGGGTTTAATTAAGGACTCTATTGGGTACTCTTTTGGGCATTTTGGGGATTCCAAAGAATTTTGTAAAAAATATTCACAGGAATTAGATGATACTGTTCTTGAAAATCATATCACATACTTTGTGAATGAGTATTCCATGGATATGTCAGGTATAGCACCTGCCCTTGCAAAAGTTTTGAATATTCCAGAGAATATTTTTATTTAG
- a CDS encoding ATP-binding protein: MKKLPIGIQNLREIIEDKYIYIDKTEEAYQLVSNYKYVFLSRPRRFGKSLFVDTLKELFEGNKKLFEGLYIYDKWNWDEKYPVIKISWAGDLTTLERVEDRAIDIFKTNQRLLGIECQNINNPSSCFNELIQKAYEKYNQKVVILIDEYDKPILDVIENVEQAKINRGFLRSLYSIIKDNDAYIRFAFLTGVSKFSKASIFSGLNMLTDISLNPKYGNICGYTQRDIETSFKDYFVDVDMESVKRWYNGYNFLKDNVYNPFDILQFISNGLVFDNYWFETGTPSFLIKLLKERRYFLPNFSNIVVDKKLLSSFDVENIDLEVILFQSGYLTIEKVIQTPRSIGYKLKIPNLEVQISLNDYILRYLFNYRESNDIQNQSYDAFYNGDLDVIRDNLTTLFSSIPYTNYTNNELKLYEGFYASVVYAYLVSLGVDLINEDVTNKGRIDLTVFASDKIYIIEFKVDGVKGEALSQIKHKNYAQKYLDMGKDIYLVGIEFSSSERNIVNFEWEKLERWNVKTLER; the protein is encoded by the coding sequence ATGAAAAAACTGCCAATAGGGATACAGAATCTTAGGGAAATAATTGAAGATAAGTATATTTATATTGATAAGACTGAAGAAGCCTATCAGCTTGTGTCTAACTATAAGTACGTTTTCCTCTCTCGCCCCCGCAGGTTTGGTAAGTCATTATTTGTTGATACATTAAAAGAGTTGTTTGAAGGAAATAAGAAGCTTTTTGAAGGATTATACATTTACGACAAATGGAACTGGGATGAAAAATACCCTGTTATTAAGATTAGCTGGGCAGGAGATCTTACTACTCTTGAAAGAGTAGAAGATAGGGCGATTGATATTTTTAAAACTAACCAGAGATTACTTGGGATTGAATGCCAAAATATTAATAATCCTTCCTCTTGTTTTAACGAGCTGATACAAAAAGCTTATGAAAAATATAATCAAAAAGTTGTCATTCTCATAGATGAATACGATAAGCCTATATTGGATGTGATTGAGAATGTTGAGCAGGCAAAAATAAACAGAGGATTTTTAAGAAGTCTATATTCAATCATAAAAGATAATGATGCTTATATCCGCTTTGCCTTTCTCACAGGTGTGAGTAAATTTTCAAAGGCATCCATATTCAGTGGGCTTAATATGCTTACCGATATATCGCTTAATCCAAAATATGGTAATATATGTGGTTATACCCAGAGGGATATTGAGACGAGCTTTAAAGACTATTTTGTCGATGTGGATATGGAAAGCGTAAAAAGATGGTACAATGGGTATAATTTCTTAAAAGATAATGTTTATAATCCTTTTGATATTCTACAATTTATCAGTAATGGTCTTGTCTTTGACAACTACTGGTTTGAAACGGGGACACCATCTTTTTTGATAAAGCTTCTAAAAGAGAGGAGATATTTTTTGCCAAATTTTTCAAATATCGTTGTGGATAAGAAACTTCTTTCCAGCTTTGACGTAGAGAATATAGATCTTGAAGTGATCCTATTTCAGTCAGGTTATCTGACAATAGAGAAGGTAATTCAGACCCCCAGAAGTATAGGATACAAGCTTAAAATACCTAATCTTGAAGTCCAGATATCGTTAAATGATTATATACTTAGATACCTCTTTAACTATCGAGAATCTAATGATATTCAAAATCAGAGCTATGATGCATTTTACAATGGTGACCTTGATGTGATAAGAGATAATCTTACGACTCTTTTTTCATCGATTCCCTACACCAATTATACAAATAACGAACTAAAGCTATACGAAGGTTTTTATGCCAGTGTGGTATATGCATATCTTGTGTCTCTGGGTGTAGATTTAATAAATGAGGATGTGACAAATAAGGGTAGGATTGATTTAACTGTATTTGCGTCAGATAAAATATATATTATTGAATTTAAGGTGGATGGTGTAAAAGGTGAGGCCTTATCCCAGATAAAGCATAAGAACTACGCCCAGAAGTATCTGGATATGGGTAAAGATATTTACCTTGTGGGTATAGAATTTAGCTCAAGTGAGAGAAATATAGTAAATTTTGAATGGGAGAAGTTAGAACGTTGGAACGTTAAAACGTTGGAACGTTAA
- the dut gene encoding dUTP diphosphatase — MKKIDVKVRLEKDASLPAYATDGAAGMDVRAIESGEIKKNEIKLVRTGIFLEIPEGYEAQIRPRSGLALKHGITVLNSPGTIDSDYRGEICLILANFGKEDFVFQKGERLAQIIFSEVVKAEFVLTDQLGKTDRNEGGFGHSGRN; from the coding sequence ATGAAGAAAATTGATGTCAAAGTCCGATTAGAAAAAGATGCATCCCTTCCAGCATATGCCACAGATGGTGCTGCTGGAATGGATGTAAGGGCTATTGAGTCTGGTGAAATAAAGAAAAACGAAATAAAGCTTGTTAGAACTGGAATTTTTCTGGAAATCCCCGAAGGGTATGAAGCCCAGATCAGACCAAGAAGTGGTCTTGCCCTCAAACATGGGATTACAGTTTTAAATTCCCCGGGCACCATCGATTCTGACTACAGGGGTGAAATCTGCCTTATCCTTGCAAATTTTGGGAAAGAGGATTTTGTATTTCAGAAAGGTGAAAGACTTGCCCAGATTATTTTTTCTGAAGTTGTAAAGGCTGAATTTGTTCTGACAGATCAACTTGGAAAAACTGATAGAAATGAAGGAGGCTTTGGACACAGTGGCAGAAACTAA
- a CDS encoding DNA polymerase III subunit delta' — MIYGFDKYIKYFDGIIKNRRFANGYIFYGTEGIGKKLFAKEVARVALCKKGSSFNENCGCESCILVKADSHPDLTIYTNEGESSFGIDEIREISEGSYISSFMGGDKFFILDNFHLLKKEACNAFLKTLEEPGENTVFFLITSQLDRIIPTIKSRCIHLRFNRLGNDDIIKILKELGYSDEVIKNVLDISDGSVLFALKHIKYLFPDEYGRDKKGKLKGINDSFNWDDIMEHAYNILKMVEKDDLRYYILFLLGRVIEIYKQRKEYKYLILFDNLMEIYRMLDYNVNLRILRGYILTKIHGVIGEKI, encoded by the coding sequence ATGATATATGGGTTTGATAAATATATAAAGTATTTTGATGGCATCATTAAAAACAGACGTTTTGCAAACGGATATATCTTTTATGGAACGGAGGGGATAGGGAAAAAGCTTTTCGCAAAAGAGGTTGCAAGGGTAGCACTCTGTAAAAAAGGATCCTCTTTTAATGAAAATTGTGGCTGTGAATCCTGTATCTTAGTTAAAGCCGATAGCCATCCAGATTTGACTATCTACACAAATGAAGGTGAAAGTAGCTTTGGTATCGATGAGATTCGTGAAATATCCGAAGGCTCTTACATTTCATCATTTATGGGGGGGGATAAATTTTTTATACTGGACAATTTTCATCTATTAAAAAAGGAAGCGTGCAATGCTTTTTTGAAAACACTTGAAGAGCCTGGTGAAAATACAGTTTTTTTTCTGATAACAAGTCAACTGGATAGAATAATACCAACTATTAAGTCAAGATGTATACATTTAAGATTCAATAGATTGGGTAATGATGATATAATAAAAATTTTAAAAGAATTGGGTTATAGCGATGAGGTAATCAAAAATGTACTTGATATATCTGATGGATCTGTACTGTTTGCTTTAAAACATATAAAATATCTATTCCCTGATGAGTATGGCCGGGATAAAAAAGGTAAATTAAAGGGGATTAATGATAGTTTCAACTGGGACGACATTATGGAGCATGCATATAATATTTTAAAAATGGTTGAAAAAGATGATCTGAGATATTATATCTTATTCCTGCTTGGGAGAGTAATAGAGATATATAAACAGCGGAAAGAGTATAAATACTTAATTCTTTTTGATAATCTTATGGAGATATATAGAATGCTTGACTATAATGTAAACCTGCGTATACTAAGAGGGTATATTTTAACTAAAATTCATGGGGTTATAGGTGAAAAAATATAG
- a CDS encoding PSP1 domain-containing protein, which produces MKKYRATGVAFKKAGKVYDFLTNGVELKVGDFAIVETEKGEDIAVVVYPDREIEVPDEQVMKNILRKATEEDLKRASDNRKDEPEAFKECKKLVKEHGLPMKLLRAEYTLDRKKLTFYFTADGRIDFRQLVKDLARVFKTRIEMRQVGIRDATKILGGFGICGRDLCCATFLRHFDNISIKMAKDQNLLLNPSKISGICGRLMCCLMYEKDLYDEQVADGTEFVELKDIIDDNTGGNI; this is translated from the coding sequence GTGAAAAAATATAGAGCTACTGGTGTTGCTTTCAAAAAGGCTGGGAAAGTTTATGATTTTTTAACGAATGGTGTTGAATTGAAAGTTGGTGATTTTGCCATTGTTGAAACTGAAAAAGGGGAAGATATCGCTGTGGTGGTTTATCCTGATAGGGAGATAGAGGTTCCGGATGAACAGGTGATGAAAAATATTCTGAGAAAAGCCACTGAAGAAGATTTAAAGAGGGCTTCGGATAACCGAAAGGATGAGCCGGAGGCTTTTAAGGAATGTAAAAAGCTCGTTAAAGAACATGGACTTCCTATGAAGTTGCTAAGGGCTGAATATACACTTGATAGAAAAAAGTTGACTTTTTATTTTACTGCAGATGGTCGAATAGATTTTAGGCAGCTTGTGAAAGATCTGGCAAGGGTATTTAAAACAAGAATAGAGATGAGACAGGTGGGAATCAGGGATGCGACGAAGATCCTTGGTGGTTTTGGGATTTGCGGTAGAGACCTCTGTTGTGCGACTTTTTTGCGACATTTCGATAATATTTCAATAAAAATGGCAAAAGATCAGAATTTGTTGTTAAACCCTTCAAAAATCTCAGGTATCTGTGGAAGACTTATGTGTTGTCTTATGTATGAGAAAGATCTCTATGATGAACAGGTGGCAGACGGAACAGAGTTTGTAGAGCTTAAAGATATTATAGATGATAATACTGGAGGAAATATATGA
- a CDS encoding FKBP-type peptidyl-prolyl cis-trans isomerase: MAKNFKDSTMITKNSVIKICYSARSLEGELLDATPANEPLTFNIGKGELPEEIEKNLLGLKEGDKKKIILTPEMLFGDWMEENVLMIPRSHIPDDDGQIQKNKFIDLRDNEGNMFRGFVVDITDEGYVIDFNHPFAGKTIEYDIEIISVE, translated from the coding sequence ATGGCTAAAAATTTTAAGGATAGCACTATGATAACAAAAAATTCAGTAATTAAAATCTGCTACAGTGCGAGAAGTTTGGAAGGGGAGCTCCTGGATGCCACACCAGCTAACGAACCCCTCACATTCAACATCGGCAAGGGTGAGCTACCCGAAGAGATTGAAAAAAATCTTTTAGGGCTTAAAGAGGGAGACAAAAAAAAGATTATCTTAACACCAGAAATGTTATTCGGTGATTGGATGGAGGAAAATGTTCTTATGATACCCAGGAGTCATATCCCTGATGATGACGGGCAGATACAGAAAAATAAGTTTATCGACCTGAGGGACAATGAAGGTAATATGTTTAGAGGGTTTGTGGTGGATATTACAGATGAAGGATATGTTATAGACTTTAATCACCCATTTGCGGGAAAAACTATTGAATACGATATCGAAATCATATCTGTAGAATGA